The Silene latifolia isolate original U9 population chromosome 4, ASM4854445v1, whole genome shotgun sequence region CAAAAGTTCCAATAATAGCTTTATTAGTTTTGTTTGAGTTATTTTTGTTATGGGGAAGATGATTTTGTTGGGAGACTGTAATTGTAGGGGAGTTACATCTTCATCAACTACTAAAAAGGCGGAGCATTATTCAGTACGAAAGGTCGCTGGTGATGGCAGATGCATGTTTCGTGCTTTGGTTAGTTCTCGTATTTTGTGCTGGCTTTCCTAACTGATAGTCAAATATTGTTGTTGTTCTAATAAGCTGTTAAATTAATTGATATTTTATCATGGTCATCTTGTTTCATTTTGTTTCATCATTGAATTTTGGATCTTGTCTGTGAGATTCTAAGGAAGCTTCGATAACACACCTGTTTTTTCTTCCTTTCCTGCAAACATTGATGTGATTAGTATTCTTTTTCGAATTTAGGCTAGTTTTGAACTTCGAAGGTGTGTGGAGGAGAGGGTAATAAAAAGGTTAACAACCTCGAGAAGTGACAAGATGCTATTGTGGTGGGGGAAGAATGATCTATCAAATCTTCTTAGGTGGTATCTAGAACTATGTAGGCTTTGTTGCCATAAGGATTTTCTAGAAAAGTGTTGGGTGTTGCTCGTTTAAAATTTATTCTGTATTAGATTAGACGGTATCTAGAACACAGTATTAGGATCAGGTTCAACATCACTACCACTACCATGAACAAAGCTTGTGTCATCCTTAGCCTTAAATGCAACTTGGCACAATCTTTTTTCTAGTATTGTAATCACTCCTACTCTGCAGTCTGCAGATGCCCAAATTTTTCTTTTTGGCATCAATGTTTTCTGTTTGCAGAAAAATTAGGCATAGTTACTGTTTGTTTTATTAATTGGAGATTTTCGGCAATTAATTGCAAGGCCGAATTAAATTCAAGATCAGAGTTTACATTAGAACTTTTCAACTTAAAATAAGGAGTAGCTTGGAAAACAGGAAACCCGCTTGGAAGATCCTGGTTGATGCGGGGCTAATAATTTAGCTGATGTGTCAAAGAGATTTAATATTTAATAATGAGTCGTGGGGGTGGGTTGTTATCAAATGAGGACTTTCACTATTGAGTAAGGGAGTATCTTGGGAAATAGGAAATCCGTCGGATTTAGGGATTTGATGTACAAAATGGGTTGCGGGAGGGATacctgatagatgaaccatctcaaccaaaatcttaaggtgatggttgaggcccaactattataaatattcctattacgcgccctcactcaaatgcccgttgggcttgaagagtggttagttgtgcaccggctcccccgtaccgtgtgtTGGGTTTCTACTTCGAGTTTTTACCGTGTGTTGGGTTTCTACTTCGAGtttaccatgatagatgaaccatctcaaccaaaatcttaaggtgatggttgaggcccaactattataagtATTCCTATTAATACCAAGGTTGAGGATTTTGTTGACTGCATCCTTTTTAGACCGGAAAGTCCACGATTTACAGGCGTGTAATAATCATTGGGGTTGAAGTTAAGAATCTTGCTACCGAACCCACCATTAAACCACTGTCCAAACCCCTTATACTTTTGCTACCGAACCCACCCTTAAACCAAAGCTCTAATTTCACTCTCTTAATTCCCGCCTGTAGTCTAATACAAAAATGATTGTGATTGTTATACTTTGGACAATTGAGTATTGTATGCAGGGCGAGCATTATTTCTTCGCTCATTGTCTTAAAACTAAGGGTTGAAGTTAAGAATCTTGACTCATTGATGGTGTATGTGCTCGATTTGTTTGTGTGTGACAACTGAAAAGAGAAGTTGGCTTGTGACATCGGATGGGATATCCTCTAACATCCACAAACAGTATGAAGAACATTGAATGAACGAATGCAACTCATATGCTCTTCTCTTTCATCTCAACTTAGCAAGTATTTGGATGCTTCTGTTCATGAAAACCTCAGACGTGGTGCAATTCATTATGTATTTAGATATCAAATAAAGGTACATCTTTAAAGGCGGTGATTAGAATGCTTTCATGAACGGAATTTTTGCATTGTATAAGGATTGATTGCAGATTATATCATCTGAGATGAGAACGCAATTTCCTAGCAAAACTTTACTGACAGAACCACAGGGCGTTCTGCTCATCTACCTTACTAAAGCGTGTATATATACCAGGTCAAAGGAATGGCTGTGAACAAGGGCATTACTCTTCCGTCATATCGAGAAAGAGAAGATGCTGGTATTTGGGTTCTATTTTTCTTCCATCTCTTAATTTTTCTATCAAGTTAATTATGTGTCCTTGATTGCGAACTTTCAACAATCGATTTGTAGTGTATCCCTTGATTATATGATTGCAATAGTAATTAATAATCTGGGGGGAGACTGGAACTCTCTTTCATCCTCTTTAAAGAACCCTTTTTTTCCCTTCCATTTGAAGTGGGTCATATACCTAGGTTATATTGCATTCTTATTTCTTACTTCGGTAACTGGCAGATGAATTAAGAACTGCTGTAAAAGAGGTTAtatgtgaagacaaaaaggagcAGCGAAGCTATAAAGAAGCAATTATCGCCATTACCGTTGAAGAGCCTTTGCATCAGTTATCTTCATTTTTTCTACTTGTTCTGTCAAATTTTGTGGAAGAATTGTCGATGGTTTCCAGTAATTACATTCAACTAATAATTCTTCACTTATTCTGCAGATATTGCCAACGCATTGGTCGGTCTGACTTCTGGGGTGGCGAATCTGAGTTGCTGGTTAGTACTATCTAAAAGCGGGCATAACTCACATTTTTTGTTATCTAAAAAATATTATTgtgaaaatatatatatatatatatatattttttttttatctgaAAGGCCATGGATTTTTGTACCTTGACTAATGTGGGCTCTATAAGATCTATTTGACCATTTTTCTCGACATTGGCTGGAGTCCTATGACATTACATATAAGCAATATATAACTTTTGCTTGGCTTCACCAAGAGAAAACTCGTAGTCtcaattttttttccattttcatGGAATATTTTATTTTACTGGTTTAAGACAGACCTGATAATGGTGTCTCCTGAATAAGTTTCTCATGCTGCTAGCGCTGTTTCCTTGCAGGTATTGTCAAAGTTGTGTCATCAGCCAATAATTGTGTATTTACCAGAAACTGAGGTTAGTTACTTAGTCGAACAAAAAAAGTTTCTACCCTTGATTAGACTTGTAGCTTTGTCATTGCTGGGGTTAAATCCCAACAGATCATAAAATCGGATTGCCCACTTTGCTCAGCAGATGGCAATCCATGAAATGATTACCATACAACTAGTATCTTATGTCCATGATATTCTTGTAAACTAATTATTTGAACTAACAGTGTCAGTTACTCATACTCGTAAGCCTGCATGTTGACAGTGAGGGGTGACAATTGATCGGGTTTGGATTGAGTGGACCTTCATCCTCATGCGTCACTCACTTAAAAGTTAAAAGCCTTACCCGAGCCATCTGTAATCCACGAAACTTATCAAACTTACGTCCTTACCCCATTCCCCTGTCACTTTGCTTATAATACGGGTGATAAACGAGTTACTAGTTGAACATGTTTCAAGTTCAAAAAGTGTCATACGAAGTACGGAGTAGTTTTCTTATATCACCCCAATGTATAAAGTGATGTAGGTTTTAAACAGCCTGATAGATTAGCACCTTAACTAGATATTTGCCCGGGGTTATTGATTAATGAGTACCTTACCTAAGTTACCTTATACGAAGTACAATGTAATctgcacaaataggattatacatccagttgtatataagcattgtacaaccaaggtataagtaTCTaagcttatgtgtattttttctgagctaattcaaagttcatatCTTTAATATGTAAATGGATGAGCTCAGATACTTTCTAATAAAAATCAtattctttaaaataaaattCGGATACTTTATTACAAAGCTTAGATTCTACACCATACAACTGACACAACTGGTTGTAGTCCATGAATTGTGTAAtctgcatttaaaaaaaaaaaaattgatcgaGTGATGGATGACAGGTTGGCTATATGATGTCTTAATGCGCAAAGCTGATAATATTTCTGAACTTTGTGGCAGATCAAAGGAGGGGGAAGAGGTTTCGTTCCAATCGCAGAGTATGGAGCAGAGTTCTACAAACCTTCAGGAAAGACAAAGGCGCGAAAAGCAGTGCGTTTACTGTACAGTGGGAGGAATCACTATGATCTTCTGGTTTGATGATTTGTTTTAATTTGCAGCAAGTCTTATATGGCGAATGCGATGATTGTTTGGACTGCATCAGGCTAAATTTTAACCAAGTGTCCTTGCATATTAGCGATCAGTTTCAATCCCGTCTGTTTTATACAACAGTTACAACTTTCGTCATCTAAATCTTTGTGATTTTTACTTTGTTTGAAACAAAGAATGATGTATTTGGCGGACATAGGATCTGTATAGTGTATCTGAAGGCCTGAACTTGGAGACTTGGGAGTCGCAAATACTTGTGTTGGTTGTGTACACCCAAGAAGGCAAGAATACCATCCATACCGCTCTTTCCAACCCGGCCAGCACGTGGCGATCCACTCTTGCCGCGGAAAGCATGATTTTCCTTTGCGAATTGTTCTTCCCTTGTACAGTCGATTAAGAAGGAAGATTTAGTGATTCAAATCCTTTATGTTGTTTCTATTTCGTTGTTCTTATTCTTATTGAACCCATGAAATCCTCAAAAAATTCGGAAAAAGAAGCCTCATTGAATATAATTCACAGCAGATGATTAAGGTAGAATTGAATAATCCAAAGTACAAACCGGGAGGAAAAATAAATACTCCGTACTAGATTTAAACAATAATAAGTTTATTGAAAAACTGTCTTTCAAGAGACCTACTTTACAGACAAATTCTCAACATGTACATGAAGTAGTAAATGTTGTATATGAAATTAAACTGTATTTATTTAGGCGGTTTTCACCAAGTCCCATCTTAGAAGTTTGCACCCGTTCCAAATTTTTTGGAAGACCCTATATATATTGGACATGTATGTTTGAAGTATAGGATGATAAAACCAAAGGATAAAATGATCTATACCAGTATACCACTCGCTATATGAGAGTATAAATTACTCTATATCTGATAAATCGGAACCAAATATAAAACAAGTGGCAAAATGTATACATTAGTGGCATTAGTGGACCAAattgacaaattggtaaaaaaaataaattaaagggTTATGGacaatttggtaaaaaaaaaaaaaaaattgagtagTTGAATaaatacaccaaaaaaaaaaaacattcactcAATTATTAGTGGGTGCTTACAAAACCTAATTTCTTAAATCACTCATCTTTCTAACTGCGTATCACCCCGCCCCTTCCTTCCCAAAATACACAATTTTTCATAATCTATTAACAACAAACCTAACCATAAATGCGACTCACCTTGACCTAAAATGACTCAAATCTAAATCGCCCACAAATTTTGGGTCAAACATTTGCCCGACTCTTGCACCATATTAATCATGACTTTGATCCCATTATGTAATATAAACTCGATATATATTTTGGTTTGACGGTATTTATCGACCATATTTTGACCAAACAAAaacttttttttaccaatttgtccgtCACCTCTTAGATTCTTTTACAATTTTGTCAATTTGGCCGACATTAGTAATAGAATATGAAATATTCTATACGTATATTATGTATAATTAGCATTGTAATCTTTATGATCCCTCTACCTAACTTAGAATATCATACTACCTAACTTAGAATATCATATCCCTTGATAAGTGGGATTGTATTAGCTAAGTATAGAAACTCTTATTGTATATATGTTCACGAGATTGAATGAATAAGACTCAAGAATTTATCTTCTAATATGGTATCAGCGACCAAACACTGATCCCCATAGCTTTCACCTTCTTCAACCtctcctttctttttctttcctttcctgTCTTCAACCTTTCGACCCTTCACCATGACAAACAATAAAACTCCTTTTCATCCAGCCTACTCTGTCTCTAACATCAAAAATTTCGTCCAAATAACTCTcgaaaatgaaaatgtgcactaCGCTTCGTGGACCGAACTGTTCTTAACACGGCTCGTGCTTTCAACGTCATTGATCACATTGAACCACCCAAAGACGCCGTCCTTAATGAAACAGCCGAATGGGGTCGTCTTGATGCCATTGTCAAACAATGGATTTATAGTACGATCTCTCTCGACCTTCTCCACACTATCCTTGAACCCGGTGCCTCTGCCAAAAAGACATGGGATCGCCTCAAGGAAATTTTTAATGACAATAAACATTCGAGAGCCGTGATGTTGGAGCAACAATTTACCAATATACATATGGATAATTATCCTAATGTATCTTCTTATTGTCAAGCCCTAAAAATGGTGGCTGATCAATTAGCCAACGTCGGAGCCCCGGTTTCCGAGACTCGGTTGGTCCTTCAACTGGTTACACATGTCTCTATTGCGTACGACGGCATCGCCTCTATGATTCAGCAGCGTGACCCTCTGCCACCCTTCTATACGGCACGGTCCATGCTGACTCTTGAAGAGAGCCGTCGAAACAAGACCGATCCCGCGTCCTCTGATTCGGCTCTGTATGCATCTCAGAAATCAGACGGGTCCTCTGACTCTCAATCGCCATCCTCTAACCAGCGTGGCGGTCAATCCTCGAATTAGAAC contains the following coding sequences:
- the LOC141652811 gene encoding OVARIAN TUMOR DOMAIN-containing deubiquitinating enzyme 3, which produces MAAASSNADSILEQLRSGAAQFMLVHSPMPSISNSTSNSLQLLHHRRTHPFFARIGPPLGVTSSSTTKKAEHYSVRKVAGDGRCMFRALVKGMAVNKGITLPSYREREDADELRTAVKEVICEDKKEQRSYKEAIIAITVEEPLHQYCQRIGRSDFWGGESELLVLSKLCHQPIIVYLPETEIKGGGRGFVPIAEYGAEFYKPSGKTKARKAVRLLYSGRNHYDLLV